GGTATAAACTCCAACGTCTCAAAACCAGCAATCTTAAATGCCTGTTGAGGGTCAATCTTCTGGTAGCGTAGTCCGCCATTCCAGTGCTTGAGCATATTAAAAACCGGAAAGCCTGTGCTCAGGTCCTGATACACCATCTCGGTACACCAGACATTTATTGGGCAACCTTCCCTCAAGCTTAAAAGACCCGTGGTGTGATCCAGTTGGCTGTCCATCAAGATCACATCACGAATCCCGGTATCTCGTAATTTTCGGGCTGGCTGAGCGGCCTTAAAAGCAAATAATTGCTGACGAATATCTGGCGAAGCGTTTAACAAGATCCAGTCTATGCCATTTTCAGAAAGGGCAATGGATGATTGTGTGCGTACTTTGGCTTGAATACGACCTGTACGAAGACCATGACAATTGGGGCAATTACAGTTCCATTGCGGAAAGCCTCCACCAGCAGCGGAACCTAAAATATAAATATACATAAAGATGATTTCTTATTAGAAAAGATAAGCCCTAGACGTGACTAGGGCTTAGTATAAATTTTGTGATAAAGCATTAACGAACTTCGAAGTACATGGTCACTTCGAATCCAATACGAACATCGGTAAAAGCAGGTTTCGTCCATTGCATAAAATCGTCTCCAATCTGTTTTCATCGTATAAAAATAAACGACATGTTCAATTTGAATAAAACGTTCACGATTTGATTCTAATTAAAAAAGGTGAATTTGTAGACATTCCCGGGACTGTTCTAAATTTTGTGTAAGTACTTAATTTTCATTTATCCTTCAGAGGATAATTACAAAAGGTACTTCACATGGATGAAGCAACAATCAAAAGTATGGCTGCCGAATTGGCTAAAGGTCTAAAAACACCAGAAGACTTAAACCAAATGACAGCAGTCTTTAAAAAATTCATGATTGAAACTGCACTCAATACTGAACTTTCAGACCATCTCGGTTATGAAAAGCATCAGTCCAGGAAAGGCTCAAATAGCCGTAATGGGTTTAGTTCTAAAACCATTACAACTCAAGATGGACAACTGGCTTTAGATATTCCCCGTGATCGAGAAGGTTCATTTGAGCCACAAATTATCAAAAGCACCAAACACGCATCACCAGTATGG
The DNA window shown above is from Acinetobacter colistiniresistens and carries:
- the pqqB gene encoding pyrroloquinoline quinone biosynthesis protein PqqB, which produces MYIYILGSAAGGGFPQWNCNCPNCHGLRTGRIQAKVRTQSSIALSENGIDWILLNASPDIRQQLFAFKAAQPARKLRDTGIRDVILMDSQLDHTTGLLSLREGCPINVWCTEMVYQDLSTGFPVFNMLKHWNGGLRYQKIDPQQAFKIAGFETLEFIPWVIQSAAPPYSPHRHDPHEGDNIALIIKDHKTQKQLFYAPGLGKIDEPIMQIMQQSDCVMIDGTLWSDDEMQQTGVGSKTGREMGHLYISGEGGSLSYLKQLSRPRKVLIHINNTNPILNENSAELAELKANAVEVAYDGMQIEL
- the pqqA gene encoding pyrroloquinoline quinone precursor peptide PqqA gives rise to the protein MQWTKPAFTDVRIGFEVTMYFEVR